CGAGCGCCACCACCGGCGGCGGCAAAGCCAGGGCGCCGGCCGCCGAAACCCGCACTGGCAGCACGGTCAGACCGCAGCTTTCCGCCGCGCGGGCCAGATCGAGGGCGGAGGCCCCGTGCCGCGACACCTGGCAGAGCCGGCGCAGCCGGGCCACCGATTCCCGGCGTCCGAACCACCACAGAGCCAGCGCCAGAACCACGGCCGCGCATTCCGCCGGCTCCTCCTGCCGCAGGTCGGGAAGAACCCGCAGGCGCGGACGCCGCACCGTCGGTTTGGCCGGCCCGCCACCGTCGAGGGATTTCGTCGGGAAATCGACCAACCGGGGCTCTCCCTTGGGAACCTTCTGACGCGAAGGCTCCACCAATTGACCAACGGGCGACGCAAGAGACACCATGATCCTCATCGGGCGCAAGACAGTCCAGCGTTTCAAGGCGCATCCGCCGCGGGAGTGGCGCGATGTCTGACCGCGCATCGCTTGGGGCCAGACCTGTTTCCGGCCCGGCGCTTCCCAGCGCCCGCTATGAGCCGGAATTCGACAGGCTCCAGTCCGAGGTGGCCAAACTCGACAGCGGCGGACCGAACGCGGTCGACTGGAGGGAGGTGGTGCGCCATGCGCTGACCATCACCGAAACCAAGTCGAAGGATCTGCTGGTCGGCTCCTATCTCGCCTATGGCCTGCTGCGCACCGAATCCTATGCCGGTCTGGCCGACGGGCTGATGATCCTGGCGGGCATGGTTGAGGCGTTCTGGGACGATCTCCATCCGCCGAAGAAGCGGGAGGCCGCGCGGGTCAACGCGGTGAACTGGTTGGGGGAACGGCTCGGCCCCGTGGTGGCGGAGCATCCGGCCACCCCCGGCAACGCCGCCGCCGTGCTGGCCAGCGCCGATGCGCTGGGCCGCCTGAACGAGGCGCTGCTCAGCCGTCTGGAGAACAGCCGGCCGGAGTTGGGGGAGGCGATCCGCCGGCTTGGCGCACGGGCCACGGAGGCGTCGGCGCTGCTTGCCCCCCCGGCGGTCGACCTTGCACCGCCGGCGCCTTCTCCCCCGACGTCTTCGACGTCCGGTCAGACCGCATCCGTCCAGCCTGCCTCCAGCGAAGCGCCGCCGGTTCCGCCGGCATCGCCACCACCATTACCCGCACCCGCACCAGTGCCGGCGGCGGTGTCGGCGGGGGCGACCCCGGCGCAGATCGACCGGGCGATCGACCAGACCGCCGCCGGCCTGCGGACGCTCGCCAACGCCGTGCGTCGGGCCGATCCGTCCGATCCTCGCGCGGTCGAGCTGATGCGGGCCGCGGTCTGGCTGCCTGTGAACGGTCTTCCCCCAGCACCGGCGGGAACGACGCCGCTGCGGTCACCCTCCGCCGAGAGGATCGAGCGTTGCCGGGAGTGGTTGGGCGCCGGCCGGTTCGTCGACCTGTTCCACGACATCGAGGAGAGCCTCGACACCTTTCCCTATTGGTTCGAAGGGCAGCGGCTGGCCGCTCTGGCGCTGGAGGGGGCGGGCGGGAAATTCACGCCGTCGGCCCATGCGCTGCGCGGCGCTCTGGCCACTCTTCTGCGTCGTCTGCCCGGACTGGGCGACCTGCGCTATGCCGATGGGTCGCCGTTCCTCGACGATGTGACCCGCGGATGGGTGGCCTCCGACATTCTGGCGGCGCCAGGCGGGACGGCTGGGGGCGGGGTGGTCGATCATCCCTGGGCCAAGGCGCTGCGCGAGGCACGGGATGCCGTGGCCCAGGGGCGCGCGAAGGAGGGGGTGGCCCTGTTCAGCGCCTCCCGTCCGGTGGAGCGGGCCGGACGCGGCGCCTTCCTCGGGGATCTGGCGCTCGCCCGTCTGTGTCTTGAGGCCGGCTTCACGCGGGCCGCGCTGGACATCGCCGGCAAGCTGGAGGCGCTGGCCGAACGGCGCGGGCTGGAGGATTGGGAGCCGGTCCTCTGCGCCGATCTGTGCGCGCTGGTCCTTGAATGTTACCGCGCCCTGCCGGCGACGGCGGAAGGCGGAAGGACCCGCGCCGACCGCATCGCGGCGGTACAGGCCCGGCTTGGCTGGCTGGCCATGGACCGGGCCTTGGACTTCATCGACGTCACGTAAGTCAAGAAAGGGAACAGATCCATGGCTCTCGATTCATCCGTCGCTCCGAAGGAGCGCATCAACATCCGGTTCCGCCCGGCGACCGGCGACACCAAGCAGGACGTGGAGTTGCCGCTGAAGATGCTGGTCATCGGCGACTTCACGCAACGGTCCGACGACACCCCGATCGAGGAGCGCCCGCTTGCCGGCGTCAACAAGGACAATTTCCAGGACGTGATGCGCAGCCATCAACTGGCGCTGTCGACCCAGGTGCCCAACAAGCTGGAGGAGGACGCGGCGGAGCCGCTTCCGGTTCATCTGAAGTTCGAGTCCGTCCGTGACTTCGAGCCGGAGCGCATCGTCGAACAGGTGCCGGAAATGAAGGCCCTGCTGGAACTGCGCAGCGCTCTGCTGGCGTTGAAGGGGCCGCTTGGCAATGTGCCGGCCTTCCGCAAGACCATCCAGGCGACGCTGGAGGATAGCGGCGCGCGCGGCCGGCTTCTGTCCGAACTCGGCCTGCTGCCCGACGGACCCGGCGCGACCGGCTGATCCCCCTTTCGCCACGCTGCCCCGCCCCTTGTTTTGAGAGAGTCCCATGGCGACCGATACCGAACGACAATCCACGGCGGCCCCGACCACGACGGACGAACCGTCGCTGCTCGACCAGATCATGGAACAGACCCGTCTGCGCCCGGTTGACGAGGGCTATGACCTTGCCAAGCGCGGCATCGAAGCCTTCGTGTCGGAGCTGATGAAGCCGACCCGCAAGGACGAGAAGGTGAACAACGCCATCGTCGATCAGATGATCGCGGAGATCGACGCCAAGCTCGGCCGGCAGATCGACACGATCCTGCATGACGACGGTTTCCAGAAGCTGGAAACGGCATGGCGCGGCCTGAAGTTTCTGGTCGACCGCACCGACTTCCGCGAGAACATCAAGATCGAGGTGCTGTCCGCCACCAAGGACGAGCTTCGCGAGGATTTCGAGGACGCGCCCGAGATCGCCAAGTCCGGCCTCTACAAGCAGGTCTATGTGTCGGAGTACGGCCAGTTCGGCGGCCAGCCGATCGGCGCGGTGATCACCAACTTCGAATACAGCCCCAACGCCGCGGACGTGAAGCTGATGCAGAACATGGCCGCTGTCGGCGCCATGTCCCACACGCCGGTGATCGGTGCCGCCGGTCCGCAGTTCTTCGGCAATGACAGCTATGAGGCGCTGCCGAATCTGAAGGATCTCCAGTCGATCTTCGACAGCCCGAGCTACGCCAAGTGGAACTCCTTCCGGGAGTCCGAGGATTCCCGCTATTTCGGCCTGACCCTGCCGCGCTTCCTGCTGCGCCTGCCCTACGGCCCCCAGAGCACCCCCATCAAATCCTTCAACTACCAGGAATCGGCGTCCACCGATTCCAAGGATTACTGCTGGGGCAACGCCGCCTTCGCCTTCGCGACCCGCCTGTCGGAAAGCTTCGCCAAATACCGCTGGTGTCCGAATATCATCGGGCCGCAGAGCGGTGGCGTGGTCGAGGATCTGCCGCTTCACCGCTTCGACGCGATGGGGCAGACCGAAACCAAGATTCCGACGGAGATCCTGATCTCCGACCGCCGCGAGTATGAATTGGCGGAACAGGGCTTCATCGCCCTGACCATGCGCAAGGGCAGCGACAACGCCGCCTTCTTCTCGGCCAACTCGGTGCAGAAGCCCAAGAGCTTCGGCAGTTCCAAGGAAGGCAAGGAGGCTGAACTGAACTACAAGCTTGGCACCCAGCTTCCGTATCTCTTCATCATCAACCGGCTTGCCCACTACATCAAAGTGCTCCAGCGCGAGAACATCGGAAGCTGGAAGCAGCGCGGAGAGCTGGAAACCGAGTTGAACAACTGGATCCGCGATTATGTCTCCGACCAGGACAATCCGACCGCCGAGGTCCGCAGCCGCCGTCCGCTGCGCCGCGCCAAGATCGTGGTGGAGGAGGTCGAGGGGGATGTCGGCTGGTATCGCGTCAACCTGAAGGTCCAGCCGCACTTCAAGCATATGGGGGCGGATTTCACCCTGAATCTGACCGGCAAGCTCGACAAGGTCTGATCCCGTCGTCACCCACCCTCTCCCGTCCCCGCCGGGGCGGGAGAGGGGCTTTCCCATGGACCCCGCCATGCCGCTTTACGCCAGAACCCTGTTCGAGCGCCTGGAGGACGGACGGACCGTGCCGCCGGTGCGGATGGATCCCGTCCAGCTGTCCGCATCGATTCTGGCCAACCTCAGCGCCGTGTTCAACGCGCGCCAGGGAAGCTGCATGACGCGCCCCGACTATGGTCTTCCCGACTTCAACGACGCGCTCATCAAGGGGCCGGAATCGATGCCGGTGATCGCCCGTGCGATCAAGGCGCAGATCGACCGCTTCGAGCCGAGGCTGGTCCAGGTTCTTGTCCGTCCAGACCATGATCCGCACAACCCCTTGAGTCTGCGTTTCCAGATTTCCGCCCGCCTCCGGGGTCAGGACGGCGAACGGATCGGCTTCGAGACGACCTTGAGCGACGACGGTTTCGTCCGGGTCAAACGCTGAAGGACGCGCCATGAGCTTTTCCCGCTATTATCAGGATGAACTGGCCTACCTGCGTGATCTCGGTGCGGAGTTCGCGCAGGAGAATCCGACCCTGGCCCCCTTCCTGGCGCGGGACGCCAGCGATCCCGACGTCGAGCGGCTGATCGAGGCGTTTTGTTTCCTGACCGCCCGCATCCGCCAGAAGCTGGACGATGAACTGCCGGAACTTTCGCATTCGCTGGTGTCGCTGCTCTGGC
This portion of the Azospirillum sp. B510 genome encodes:
- the tssE gene encoding type VI secretion system baseplate subunit TssE, with protein sequence MDPAMPLYARTLFERLEDGRTVPPVRMDPVQLSASILANLSAVFNARQGSCMTRPDYGLPDFNDALIKGPESMPVIARAIKAQIDRFEPRLVQVLVRPDHDPHNPLSLRFQISARLRGQDGERIGFETTLSDDGFVRVKR
- the tssA gene encoding type VI secretion system protein TssA, encoding MSDRASLGARPVSGPALPSARYEPEFDRLQSEVAKLDSGGPNAVDWREVVRHALTITETKSKDLLVGSYLAYGLLRTESYAGLADGLMILAGMVEAFWDDLHPPKKREAARVNAVNWLGERLGPVVAEHPATPGNAAAVLASADALGRLNEALLSRLENSRPELGEAIRRLGARATEASALLAPPAVDLAPPAPSPPTSSTSGQTASVQPASSEAPPVPPASPPPLPAPAPVPAAVSAGATPAQIDRAIDQTAAGLRTLANAVRRADPSDPRAVELMRAAVWLPVNGLPPAPAGTTPLRSPSAERIERCREWLGAGRFVDLFHDIEESLDTFPYWFEGQRLAALALEGAGGKFTPSAHALRGALATLLRRLPGLGDLRYADGSPFLDDVTRGWVASDILAAPGGTAGGGVVDHPWAKALREARDAVAQGRAKEGVALFSASRPVERAGRGAFLGDLALARLCLEAGFTRAALDIAGKLEALAERRGLEDWEPVLCADLCALVLECYRALPATAEGGRTRADRIAAVQARLGWLAMDRALDFIDVT
- the tssC gene encoding type VI secretion system contractile sheath large subunit → MATDTERQSTAAPTTTDEPSLLDQIMEQTRLRPVDEGYDLAKRGIEAFVSELMKPTRKDEKVNNAIVDQMIAEIDAKLGRQIDTILHDDGFQKLETAWRGLKFLVDRTDFRENIKIEVLSATKDELREDFEDAPEIAKSGLYKQVYVSEYGQFGGQPIGAVITNFEYSPNAADVKLMQNMAAVGAMSHTPVIGAAGPQFFGNDSYEALPNLKDLQSIFDSPSYAKWNSFRESEDSRYFGLTLPRFLLRLPYGPQSTPIKSFNYQESASTDSKDYCWGNAAFAFATRLSESFAKYRWCPNIIGPQSGGVVEDLPLHRFDAMGQTETKIPTEILISDRREYELAEQGFIALTMRKGSDNAAFFSANSVQKPKSFGSSKEGKEAELNYKLGTQLPYLFIINRLAHYIKVLQRENIGSWKQRGELETELNNWIRDYVSDQDNPTAEVRSRRPLRRAKIVVEEVEGDVGWYRVNLKVQPHFKHMGADFTLNLTGKLDKV
- the tssB gene encoding type VI secretion system contractile sheath small subunit, which translates into the protein MALDSSVAPKERINIRFRPATGDTKQDVELPLKMLVIGDFTQRSDDTPIEERPLAGVNKDNFQDVMRSHQLALSTQVPNKLEEDAAEPLPVHLKFESVRDFEPERIVEQVPEMKALLELRSALLALKGPLGNVPAFRKTIQATLEDSGARGRLLSELGLLPDGPGATG